One region of Armigeres subalbatus isolate Guangzhou_Male chromosome 3, GZ_Asu_2, whole genome shotgun sequence genomic DNA includes:
- the LOC134223189 gene encoding uncharacterized protein LOC134223189 — protein MKLVVLSLLVLVGTVHVTSGRLFNPWWPQPAGLPCLNLSDEARPFDGPWWLRFIPRFPLPPCPPPSSNSSDSAAGVNGTLDVHVGNNSLSGSFSSNSSDAGAAASNSSAVNGTDSN, from the coding sequence ATGAAGCTGGTGGTTTTATCGTTGCTGGTCCTGGTGGGCACCGTTCACGTTACTTCCGGACGTTTGTTCAACCCCTGGTGGCCCCAACCCGCAGGATTGCCGTGTCTCAATCTCAGTGATGAAGCTCGTCCCTTTGATGGGCCTTGGTGGTTGCGTTTCATTCCGAGGTTCCCACTGCCTCCGTGTCCTCCACCGTCGTCAAATTCATCCGATAGTGCTGCCGGCGTCAATGGAACGTTGGATGTTCACGTTGGAAACAACTCTTTGAGTGGATCGTTCTCCAGCAATTCGTCCGATGCAGGTGCAGCAGCATCTAATAGTTCTGCCGTGAATGGTACCGATAGTAACTGA